The Deltaproteobacteria bacterium DNA window CTGAACCCGCTGTCCTGAGCCGGGCTCGAATGAATAAACGCCGTAAGAATCAATGATAAAATTAATCCTGTAGTAAGTAGCGATTTATTCATAGAAGCCTCCTCTCGCAGGTTAATCTCACTCTGTCAGGGCGGATGTCGGGGGTTTTATAACCTCAACGCCCTCGGGCGCCTTAAAACTAAATAAAGAATCCGACACCCCCCCGTCTAATTCAATATCTTCAAGAATGACTTTTGTCAAATTACCGAAGGGATCGTATAGATAGATGATGTTCACGATCATGCTGTTTTTATCTACAGAGACCGTAACTTTATTGTAATCCTCCTCACCCTCTTTAGGCCAAAGATCGATGAGGTAGTTACCGTTCGTCTCAAATTCCCTCGATTCCGAAAAACTCGCCTTGAAAAGCTCCTTTATCTTACCGAGTCCGGAAAGCAGAGTCGTCGTAGTCCCGGTTTCGGATACCTGATTGAGAGGAGACTGCACCACCTGTTTTTCTTCCTCATTGTAGTACCATAGGGTCTTTCCGTCCGATACTATTTCGTCTTTCGCCGGTTGGTAGTAATTCCATCTCATCATCCCGGGCTTTTTGAACCAGACCTCACCCTCCGCCTTCTGAACCTTGTTTAACGCCTTTACATTCGCTTCCTGCGTAAAATCCGCATGGAAGTCCTTTATCTTTTCATATTTATTCTGAATCTTATCGAGAACCGCGTCCAGGTCATCATTTTGCTGTGAAAATGCCGCGGTCGTGAACAAAAACATCCCGAGAACTGCGATAATTACTTTTTTCAATTTGTTTGCCTCTCGCTAATTTGGTTTAAATCTATAAACACTTCTCTGGGCTTACCCGCAACTTCCTGCGGCCCTACAACGCCTTCTTTCTCCATAATCTCCACAATGCGGGCCGCCCTGTTATAACCTATTTTCAGTTTCCTCTGCAGCATCGAAATAGACGCCTGCCCCGTTTCCGCTATAGTCCTCAAAGCTTCCTGATATAGCTCGTCCTTTTCATCGTCAAGCTCTGCCGACCCCTCTTTTTCGTCGATGAATGTAATCTCTTCATTGTATACGGGCTGTCCCTGAGATTTTACGTACTCGGTTATGCCTTCCCTTTCCTCATCCGAAATCAGAGCGCCCTGCACTCTCAGAAGCTTGGATGTGCCCGGCTCCAAAAACAGCATATCCCCTTTGCCGAGCAGTCTTTCAGCTCCTCCCGTGTCCAGGATAATACGCGAGTCGATTTTAGAGGACACGAGGAATGAAATTCTAGCCGGGAAGTTGGCCTTTATCAGCCCGGCTACAATGTCTGCCGAAGGACGCTGCGTTGCCACTATCAGATGTATTCCCGCGGCGCGCGCTTTCTGGGAAAGCCTGGTTATCGACTCCTTTATTTCGCTCGGCGCAATCATCATCAAGTCGGCAAGCTCATCCAGCACAATAACGATGTAGGGCAGGAGCTTGTCCCACTTGTCCTCGGTCTGTAGCCGCTCGACGTGTTTGTTGTGAGTCTCAATGTCCCTCACTCCCTCTTCGGAGAGTATCCTGTATCTCTTGTCCATCTCCTCTACAGCCCATCTAAGCGCGGCCGCTGCTTTCTTCGGTTCCGTTACTACGGGGTGAAGTAAATGAGGTATGTCCTCATATACAGACAGCTCCAGCATCTTGGGGTCTATCATTATGAATTTCAGCTCGTAGGGACTCGCCTTATAGAGCATGCTTGTAATTACCGCGTTTAATAGCACGCTCTTACCCGAGCCCGTCGTCCCCGCAATCATAAGGTGAGGCGCCTTTCTCAGGTCCATATAAAA harbors:
- the lolA gene encoding outer membrane lipoprotein chaperone LolA → MKKVIIAVLGMFLFTTAAFSQQNDDLDAVLDKIQNKYEKIKDFHADFTQEANVKALNKVQKAEGEVWFKKPGMMRWNYYQPAKDEIVSDGKTLWYYNEEEKQVVQSPLNQVSETGTTTTLLSGLGKIKELFKASFSESREFETNGNYLIDLWPKEGEEDYNKVTVSVDKNSMIVNIIYLYDPFGNLTKVILEDIELDGGVSDSLFSFKAPEGVEVIKPPTSALTE